Proteins from one Pseudarthrobacter sp. BIM B-2242 genomic window:
- a CDS encoding MerR family transcriptional regulator: MSELAAASGVPATTLRYYESVGLLTAKRGSNGYRDYDVDALGQLSFIEAAKQLDLSLFEIVDLLTVIEGESCTEVREVLHPRLQQRLLEVDKRLASLRLLRDRLDTAVARVGACPDSGRSCRSECALLATQRKACPTQTTDPKTTTIEGAR, encoded by the coding sequence ATTTCAGAGCTGGCGGCAGCGTCGGGGGTCCCCGCGACGACGCTGCGCTATTACGAATCGGTAGGGCTGCTCACAGCGAAGCGGGGCTCCAACGGGTACCGGGACTACGACGTTGATGCGCTCGGCCAGCTGTCGTTCATTGAGGCTGCGAAGCAGCTCGATCTGTCGCTATTTGAAATTGTGGATCTTCTGACCGTTATCGAGGGTGAAAGTTGCACTGAGGTGCGTGAAGTTCTTCACCCCCGGCTACAGCAGAGGCTGCTTGAGGTCGATAAACGCCTTGCGAGTCTGCGCCTGCTGCGTGACCGGCTCGATACGGCAGTGGCCAGGGTTGGCGCCTGTCCGGACAGCGGACGATCCTGCCGCTCCGAATGCGCACTCCTCGCCACCCAGCGGAAAGCATGCCCCACGCAGACAACCGACCCAAAGACGACAACCATCGAAGGAGCACGGTGA